A genomic window from Abyssisolibacter fermentans includes:
- the argS gene encoding arginine--tRNA ligase — MDFKKQLSQALNDEIEEMSIEQLEELVEVPPNYDMGDYAFPCFKLAKVFRKSPNIIAQELTQKLEANEYFEKIENKGGYVNFFVNKKLLVEGVLNDAFEKKEKFGSTNVGEGKNVIVEFSSVNIAKPFHIGHIRSTVIGNSLFHIYKFLGFNAISINHLGDYGTQFGKLIVAYKKWGNKEAIEANPIPELLKIYVKFHEEAEKDPELDDQARGWFKKLEDKDEEAYALWKWFREVSLKEFERVYDMLNIKYDSYAGESFYSDKMPEIINILNEKGLLQDSKGAKIVDLESYNMPPALITKSDGSTLYMTRDIAAAKYRKDTYDFYKNIYVVGAQQALHFKQWIKVVELMGYDWAKDCIHVPFGMVSLEEGTMSTRKGRVVFLEDVLKKAVEKTKDIISNKNPNLENKENVAKQVGIGAIMFQELSNNRIKDYTFSWDRTLTFEGETGPYVQYTHARANSVLEKSKINVSSEVDFSLLTNEEAVNLVRLLQSFAQVVLDAMEKNEPSFITRHLVDIAQAFNRFYHNCPILVEDEEVKKARLLLVYCTKNVIKTALGLLGIQAPDKM, encoded by the coding sequence ATTGATTTTAAAAAACAATTATCACAAGCATTAAATGATGAAATAGAAGAAATGAGTATTGAGCAGCTAGAAGAATTGGTAGAGGTACCGCCAAATTATGACATGGGTGATTATGCATTTCCTTGTTTTAAATTAGCTAAAGTTTTTAGAAAATCACCAAATATTATAGCTCAGGAACTAACTCAAAAACTTGAAGCAAATGAGTATTTTGAAAAAATAGAGAATAAAGGTGGATACGTAAATTTCTTTGTAAACAAAAAGCTTTTAGTCGAAGGAGTTTTAAATGATGCATTTGAGAAAAAAGAAAAATTTGGATCAACAAATGTAGGAGAAGGAAAAAATGTAATAGTTGAATTTTCATCCGTAAATATTGCGAAACCATTCCATATAGGTCATATAAGAAGTACTGTAATAGGTAATTCATTATTTCATATCTATAAATTTTTAGGTTTTAATGCTATTAGTATAAATCACTTAGGAGACTATGGAACACAATTTGGTAAACTTATAGTTGCATATAAAAAATGGGGGAATAAAGAAGCAATTGAAGCAAATCCAATACCTGAATTGTTAAAAATTTATGTTAAATTTCACGAAGAAGCTGAGAAAGATCCAGAACTTGATGATCAGGCTAGAGGTTGGTTTAAAAAATTAGAAGATAAAGATGAAGAAGCATATGCTTTATGGAAATGGTTTAGAGAAGTTAGTTTAAAAGAATTTGAAAGAGTATATGATATGCTAAATATTAAATATGATTCATATGCAGGAGAAAGTTTCTATTCAGACAAAATGCCTGAGATTATAAATATATTAAATGAAAAAGGATTATTACAAGATTCAAAAGGAGCAAAGATAGTTGATTTAGAGTCATATAATATGCCGCCAGCATTAATAACAAAAAGTGATGGTTCCACATTATATATGACAAGGGATATAGCAGCAGCTAAATATAGGAAAGATACTTATGATTTTTACAAAAATATATATGTGGTTGGAGCTCAACAAGCATTACATTTTAAACAATGGATTAAGGTAGTAGAATTGATGGGATATGATTGGGCAAAAGATTGTATACATGTTCCATTTGGTATGGTTAGTTTAGAAGAAGGAACTATGTCAACAAGAAAAGGAAGAGTAGTTTTCTTAGAAGATGTACTAAAAAAAGCAGTTGAAAAAACAAAAGATATTATTTCAAACAAGAATCCAAACTTAGAAAATAAAGAAAACGTAGCAAAACAAGTAGGTATAGGAGCGATAATGTTCCAAGAGTTATCTAATAACAGAATTAAAGATTACACGTTTTCTTGGGATAGAACTTTGACATTTGAAGGAGAAACAGGTCCATATGTTCAATACACACATGCTAGGGCAAATAGTGTGTTGGAAAAATCTAAAATAAACGTTAGCAGTGAAGTTGATTTTTCATTATTAACTAACGAAGAAGCAGTAAATCTAGTTAGGTTGTTACAATCATTCGCACAAGTTGTGTTAGATGCAATGGAAAAAAATGAACCATCTTTCATAACAAGACATTTAGTAGATATAGCTCAAGCGTTTAATAGATTTTATCATAATTGTCCAATATTAGTAGAGGATGAGGAAGTTAAAAAAGCAAGATTATTATTAGTATATTGTACTAAGAATGTTATAAAAACAGCATTAGGACTTCTTGGAATACAAGCACCTGATAAAATGTAG
- a CDS encoding GerMN domain-containing protein — protein MKKLLVLIVAIILCMSLVVGCSSDDPVDEVNNENQIGEETDNQGEENNVEDDTSEVEDIEYVLFLKEKGYPNIASQTMTIKNNDERLKTKTVKEIAVEHLISFGEFNGLISPIPSGTKLLGLEIDGNKAIVDLSNGFVKGMKKDEYNTMLSLAGVINTVAVFEDIDKVAFKIQGETIKNLNGIDMTKEFEYNMDFFTDK, from the coding sequence ATGAAGAAGTTACTTGTGTTGATTGTAGCAATAATACTTTGTATGTCATTAGTTGTTGGATGTTCAAGTGATGATCCAGTTGATGAAGTTAATAATGAAAACCAGATTGGTGAAGAAACAGATAATCAAGGTGAAGAAAATAATGTTGAAGACGATACTAGTGAAGTAGAAGATATTGAATACGTGTTATTTTTAAAAGAAAAAGGATATCCTAATATTGCAAGTCAAACTATGACTATTAAAAACAATGATGAAAGATTAAAGACAAAAACAGTAAAAGAAATAGCTGTAGAACATTTAATATCTTTTGGTGAATTTAATGGATTGATTTCTCCAATTCCTAGTGGAACAAAACTATTAGGTTTAGAAATAGATGGTAATAAAGCAATAGTTGATTTATCAAACGGATTTGTTAAGGGTATGAAAAAAGATGAATACAATACAATGTTATCATTAGCAGGAGTTATAAATACAGTTGCAGTTTTTGAAGATATTGATAAGGTAGCATTTAAAATTCAAGGTGAAACTATTAAAAATTTGAATGGTATAGATATGACAAAAGAATTTGAATATAATATGGACTTTTTTACAGATAAGTAA
- a CDS encoding DUF523 domain-containing protein — MILVSACLAGINCRYNGESVVIEDIVNLIKEGKAVPVCPEQLGGLTTPRNPSEIIKENNEIKVKDCKGNDVTKQFEIGAKETLKFAKSIGADIAILKQRSPSCGYGLVYDGNFNGATVTGNGLTAHLLSDNNIKIYNEENYMEIYNE; from the coding sequence ATGATACTAGTCAGTGCATGTTTAGCAGGAATTAATTGTAGATACAATGGTGAAAGCGTAGTAATAGAGGATATTGTAAATCTAATAAAAGAAGGCAAAGCTGTACCGGTTTGTCCAGAGCAATTGGGAGGATTAACAACACCTCGAAATCCAAGTGAAATTATAAAAGAAAACAACGAGATAAAAGTAAAGGATTGTAAAGGAAATGATGTAACTAAACAATTCGAAATAGGTGCAAAAGAGACTTTGAAGTTTGCAAAATCTATAGGAGCTGATATAGCTATATTAAAACAGAGAAGTCCATCATGTGGTTATGGCTTAGTATATGATGGAAATTTTAATGGTGCAACAGTGACAGGAAATGGCTTAACTGCTCATTTGCTTTCTGATAATAATATTAAAATTTACAATGAAGAAAATTATATGGAAATTTATAATGAATAG